In the Kitasatospora terrestris genome, one interval contains:
- a CDS encoding nitrilase-related carbon-nitrogen hydrolase, producing the protein MSRVVRAALFQTAWTGDKETMIAAHERAAREAAAQGARVIGFQEVFNAPYFCQVQEPEHYGWAEPVPDGPTVRRMSALAKELGLVIVVPVYEVEQSGFYYNTAAVIDADGSYLGKYRKHHIPQVKGFWEKYYFKPGNLGWPVFDTAVGKVGVYICYDRHFPEGWRALGMAGAEIVYNPSATSRGLSAYLWQLEQPAAAVANEYYVAAINRVGVEEYGDNDFYGTSYFVDPRGQFVGEVASDKDEELVVRDLDLDLIDQVRRQWAFYRDRRPDAYGPLTEA; encoded by the coding sequence ATGAGTCGAGTCGTACGTGCCGCTCTGTTCCAGACCGCGTGGACGGGGGACAAGGAGACGATGATCGCGGCGCACGAGCGGGCGGCGCGCGAGGCCGCCGCCCAGGGTGCCCGGGTGATCGGCTTCCAGGAGGTCTTCAACGCGCCGTACTTCTGCCAGGTCCAGGAGCCCGAGCACTACGGCTGGGCCGAGCCGGTGCCGGACGGCCCGACCGTCCGGCGGATGAGCGCGCTCGCCAAGGAGCTGGGCCTGGTGATCGTGGTGCCGGTGTACGAGGTCGAGCAGTCCGGCTTCTACTACAACACCGCGGCCGTGATCGACGCCGACGGCAGCTACCTCGGCAAGTACCGCAAGCACCACATCCCGCAGGTCAAGGGCTTCTGGGAGAAGTACTACTTCAAGCCCGGCAACCTGGGCTGGCCGGTGTTCGACACCGCGGTCGGCAAGGTCGGCGTGTACATCTGCTACGACCGGCACTTCCCGGAGGGCTGGCGGGCGCTCGGCATGGCCGGCGCCGAGATCGTCTACAACCCCTCGGCGACCAGCCGCGGCCTGTCCGCGTACCTGTGGCAGCTGGAGCAGCCGGCCGCCGCCGTCGCCAACGAGTACTACGTGGCGGCGATCAACCGGGTCGGCGTCGAGGAGTACGGCGACAACGACTTCTACGGCACCAGCTACTTCGTCGACCCGCGCGGCCAGTTCGTCGGCGAGGTCGCCTCCGACAAGGACGAGGAGCTGGTCGTCCGCGACCTCGACCTGGACCTGATCGACCAGGTCCGCCGGCAGTGGGCCTTCTACCGCGACCGCCGGCCGGACGCCTACGGTCCGCTGACCGAGGCGTGA
- a CDS encoding TIGR03842 family LLM class F420-dependent oxidoreductase has product MDIGLVLQADPPARLLIDRMKRAEAAGFSHGWTFDSVVLWQEPFVIYSRILAETTRLTVGPMVTNPATRTWEVTASLFATLNDMYGNRTVCGIGRGDSAQRVAGRKPASLDRLSQAMRAVKALAEGRSVEIDGTELHIPWVQPGAELPIWMGAYGPKALALCGREADGFILQLADPYLTEWMVKAVRAAAVEAGRDPASVTVCVAAPAYVTADDSPEAMAHAREQCRWFGGMVGNHVADLVARYGEHSGLVPDALTAYIKDRQGYDYSHHGRVDNPDTAFVPDEIVDRFCLIGPVETHLERLEELRALGVDQFAVYAMHDAVESTIDAYGASVVPAFR; this is encoded by the coding sequence GTGGACATCGGACTCGTCCTCCAGGCCGACCCGCCCGCACGACTGCTCATCGACCGGATGAAACGGGCGGAGGCGGCCGGCTTCAGCCACGGCTGGACCTTCGACTCGGTGGTGCTCTGGCAGGAGCCCTTCGTCATCTACAGCCGGATCCTCGCCGAGACCACCCGGCTCACCGTCGGCCCCATGGTCACCAACCCCGCCACCCGCACCTGGGAGGTCACCGCCTCCCTGTTCGCGACCCTCAACGACATGTACGGCAACCGGACGGTCTGCGGCATCGGCCGCGGCGACTCCGCGCAGCGCGTGGCGGGCCGCAAGCCCGCCTCGCTGGACCGGCTCTCCCAGGCCATGCGCGCCGTCAAGGCGCTCGCCGAGGGGCGCAGCGTCGAGATCGACGGCACCGAGCTGCACATCCCCTGGGTGCAGCCGGGCGCCGAACTGCCGATCTGGATGGGCGCGTACGGCCCGAAGGCGCTCGCCCTGTGCGGCCGCGAGGCGGACGGGTTCATCCTGCAGCTCGCCGACCCGTACCTCACCGAGTGGATGGTGAAGGCCGTCCGGGCGGCCGCCGTCGAGGCCGGGCGCGACCCCGCCTCGGTCACCGTCTGCGTGGCCGCGCCGGCGTACGTCACCGCCGACGACTCGCCGGAGGCGATGGCGCACGCCCGCGAGCAGTGCCGCTGGTTCGGCGGCATGGTCGGCAACCACGTCGCCGACCTGGTCGCCCGCTACGGCGAGCATTCCGGCCTGGTGCCGGACGCCCTCACCGCCTACATCAAGGACCGGCAGGGCTACGACTACAGCCACCACGGCCGGGTCGACAACCCCGACACCGCGTTCGTCCCCGACGAGATCGTCGACCGCTTCTGCCTGATCGGCCCGGTGGAGACGCACCTGGAGCGGCTGGAGGAGCTGCGGGCCCTGGGCGTCGACCAGTTCGCGGTCTACGCGATGCACGACGCCGTCGAGTCCACCATCGACGCGTACGGCGCGAGCGTCGTCCCGGCGTTCCGCTGA
- the hydA gene encoding dihydropyrimidinase — MTRTVIRGGLVVTAAEEMHADVLIEGERVVALAAFGTSAAEGWTADREIDARGLYVIPGGVDAHTHMELPFGGTSASDTFETGTRAAAWGGTTTIVDFAVQGVGATLRAGLDAWHAKADGNCAIDYGFHMILADVNEHSLKEMDLLVAEGVSSFKLFMAYPGVFYSDDGRILRAMQRGADNGGLVMMHAENGLAIDVLVEQALAAGHTDPRYHGEVRRELLEAEAVHRAIKLSQVAGSPLYVVHVSAASAVAELAAARDQGLNVFGETCPQYLYLSTDNLAEPGFEGAKYVCSTPLRPKEHQAALWRGLRTNDLQVVSTDHCPFCFVGQKELGRGDFSKIPNGLPGVENRMDLLHQAVVDGHLSRRRWIEIACATPARMFGLYPRKGTIAPGADADIVLYDPSATQTLSARTHHMNVDYSAYEGRQLTGRVRTVLSRGTVVVDGDRWLGRAGHGRFQPRATCQYLI, encoded by the coding sequence GTGACCCGTACCGTGATCCGCGGCGGCCTGGTGGTCACCGCGGCCGAGGAGATGCACGCCGACGTCCTGATCGAGGGCGAGCGGGTGGTGGCGCTGGCGGCCTTCGGGACGTCCGCGGCCGAGGGCTGGACGGCGGACCGCGAGATCGACGCCCGCGGGCTGTACGTGATCCCCGGCGGCGTCGACGCGCACACCCACATGGAGCTGCCGTTCGGCGGCACCTCCGCCTCCGACACCTTCGAGACCGGCACCCGGGCCGCCGCCTGGGGCGGCACCACCACGATCGTGGACTTCGCCGTGCAGGGCGTCGGCGCCACCCTGCGGGCCGGGCTGGACGCCTGGCACGCGAAGGCCGACGGCAACTGCGCGATCGACTACGGCTTCCACATGATCCTGGCCGACGTCAACGAGCACAGCCTGAAGGAGATGGACCTGCTGGTCGCGGAGGGGGTGAGCTCCTTCAAGCTGTTCATGGCCTACCCGGGCGTGTTCTACAGCGACGACGGGCGGATCCTGCGGGCCATGCAGCGCGGCGCCGACAACGGCGGCCTGGTCATGATGCACGCCGAGAACGGCCTGGCCATCGACGTGCTGGTCGAGCAGGCGCTGGCCGCCGGGCACACCGACCCGCGCTACCACGGCGAGGTCCGCCGGGAGCTGCTGGAGGCCGAGGCGGTCCACCGCGCGATCAAGCTCTCCCAGGTGGCCGGCTCCCCGCTGTACGTGGTGCACGTCTCCGCCGCCTCCGCGGTCGCCGAGCTCGCCGCCGCCCGCGACCAGGGCCTCAACGTCTTCGGCGAGACCTGCCCGCAGTACCTGTACCTGTCGACCGACAACCTCGCCGAGCCCGGCTTCGAGGGCGCCAAGTACGTCTGCTCCACCCCGCTGCGGCCCAAGGAGCACCAGGCGGCGCTCTGGAGGGGCCTGCGGACCAACGACCTTCAGGTGGTCTCCACCGACCACTGCCCGTTCTGCTTCGTCGGGCAGAAGGAGCTCGGCCGCGGCGACTTTTCGAAGATCCCCAACGGCCTGCCGGGCGTCGAGAACCGGATGGACCTGCTGCACCAGGCCGTCGTCGACGGCCACCTCTCGCGCCGCCGCTGGATCGAGATCGCCTGCGCCACCCCCGCCCGGATGTTCGGCCTCTACCCGCGCAAGGGCACCATCGCCCCCGGCGCCGACGCCGACATCGTGCTGTACGACCCCTCCGCCACCCAGACGCTGTCCGCCCGGACCCACCACATGAACGTCGACTACTCGGCGTACGAGGGCCGGCAGCTCACCGGCCGGGTCCGCACCGTGCTCTCCCGCGGCACCGTGGTGGTCGACGGCGACCGCTGGCTCGGCCGGGCCGGCCACGGCCGCTTCCAGCCGCGCGCCACCTGCCAGTACCTCATCTGA